The DNA segment CATTTACACCTAGCATTTCTTTGTCGTCAATTGGACGTCCATAGATTTCAGCAAAGGCTTCGTCTGTTGCTTCTTCTACTGGTCCGTCAAAAACAATTTCACCAGCTCTTAAACCAATAATACGTGTTGCATACGCTCTAGCTAAATCAATAAAGTGTAAATTAACAATCGTTGTAATCCCTAAATCTTCATTAATACGTTTTAAGTCATCCATTACTTGCTTTGTCGTTAATGGGTCAAGAGAAGCGACAGGCTCGTCCGCTAGAATAATTTTTGCTTCTTGGGCCAAGGCTCTTGCAATGGATACCCGTTGCTGTTGTCCTCCGGATAATTCATCTGCTCTTGAGAAGGCTTTATCAGGTATATTCACACGCTCTAACGCTTTCATTGCAAGATCCTTGTCTTCTTTAGGGAAAAGACCGAAAATCATTTTTAAAGTAGAGTGATAGCCAACACGCCCTGATAAAACATTACGAAAAACAGAAGATCTCCTTACTAGGTTAAAGTTTTGAAAGATCATACCAATATCACGTCTAATTCGATATAATCCTTTGCCTTTTGCCTTCGTAATAGACTCTCCATCAATTAAGATTTCACCTTCACTAATCTCATGTAATCGATTAATTGAACGAAGCATCGTCGACTTTCCTGCACCGGATAAACCAACAATTACTACAAATTCGCCCTTTTCAATTGTTACATTCATATTATTAAGGCCTTTTGTTCCATTTGGGTACACTTTTGAAACATTTTTAAATTCGATCATTGATACATCCTACCTTCTATTAGGAATCGTAAAAGGCCGGTGATTCCGCATGGTACGGAACCACCAGCCACAAACATACAGTTACACTTCTTGACGACTCAGTACAGACTACTCTGTTTTAACTTTTTCGTTATACTCACGAACGGTTTCGAAATTGCTATCATCAGATTCTACATAACCTTCGTGTGTATATACGTCCTTGATAATTTCACGACCTTCTTCATCTTTACCAATGGCAATAAATGCTTGTTGGATTTTATCTTTCCACTCTTGATCCATGTCTGGAAGAACAGCGATTGTGTCGTTCGGAATTGGCTCTGTGAATTCAAGGATTTCAGTGTCTTCAAAAACAGTAGGGTAGTCACCCTCAACAACATTACGTGCATCTTGGAATGTTGCAGCTGCATCAACATCACCATTAAGCAGGGAAATAATCGCTTGGTCATGGCCTTTTAATGTAACAGGCTCTACATCTGTAAGTGGGTCAAGACCAGCGTCAATTAATACAGCTGCCGGCCAAACATAACCGGCTGATGATGTTACACTTTGGTAACCCATCTTTTTACCTTTTAGATCTTCAATACTTTCAATACCAGAATCTTTTTTCACGACAATTTGAGACTTATAGAAGTCTACTAATTCATCTGTAGGAGAACCATCTTCATCATTTACACCGTAACGTTGAGATTGAAGAATAACTTCAGCAGCTCCACGTTCTTCTGCTAAAACGTATGCAGTTGGAGGAAGAAAGCCTACATCAACTTGCTCAGAAGCCATAGCTTCTACAATGGTGTTGTAGTCAGTTGACACACTTACTGAAACTGGAATATCAAGCTCTGCTTCTAGTAAATCTTCAAGCGGCTTTGCTTTTGCTTCAAGTGAGTCAGCATTCTGAGAAGGGACAAATTGAACTCGTAATTCTTCAGGAACGTAGCCTGTTGCTTCTTCTGTACCTTCTGTACCTTCATCATTACCACCAGTTGTTGTTTCATCATTGTCAGAATCGCCACTACCACAGCCAGCAAGTAGTGCTGCAGCTAATGTAAATGTTAATCCAGTACCATACAAATGTTTTTTCATTAAAAAAGACCCCCTAATAATATGTATAAGATTAGCAAACAAACATCATTATAACAGAGCATTATTAAAAACATGTAAAATTTTTGTAAATGATAGAGTGATCATTAGATTATAGACTCAGGATCCTACTTTACCCTCCTATAGATCTACATTCTCCTGAAAAAGTATAGATTCATTAAATGGATTCTCTTAGTAAAGGTCTAACAACACTTACCAGTTTATTATACAATTTCTCAATTATAAGACAATAACTTTTGTAATAAAATTTATCAATCTCTATCATTATTGAAAAATGTGTGAAAGAGAAAACGTGGATAAGCAAACAAACATTCGCTATAATAGAAGGATATAAACGGTTAGCGAGGTTTTACTATGAATATTCGCTCAAAACTAAGTCGCTTAAAAGTCCATACGGGTATTGAAGAGAAAAGTAATCCATCTCAAAAAGAGAAAAGTAGGGGAGACTCTACACCTTTAACCGAGGTAGAACAGCAGTGGCAAACGTTTGGTGCCATGATAAAAAAACTTGATGAACAATATGTGATTGCTCGGGAAGTCGTTTACCCCTTATCGCAGCAGCACGGGGAGTATACGTTTCAACAGCTCTTTGAAGCTTGTTCACGTTGGAGCCAAGGTAATAGCAATCATCCACTTTCAGCAAGACACGTGGAACCGGATAAATTGATTTTCTTTGATACGGAAACAACCGGGCTATACACTGGAGCCGGTCATCATATTTTTTTATTGGGCTATGCACAGGTGAAATCAGACGGGGTTCATATTAAGCAATATTTATTACCGGGCCCTGAATCCGAAGCTGCTATGTATTACTATTTTTTAACTGAGGTTGATAACTTAAGTCATCTCGTTACTTATAATGGTAAAGCGTTTGATTGGCCCCAGGTAAAAACTCGCCATACGTTTGTCCGAGATCAGGTACCTAAGCTGCCTGCTTTTGGTCATTTTGATTTGCTACATGCTGCTAGACGATTGTGGAGTAATGAACTGCCCTCTTGCAAGCTGCCTATAGTAGAGGAACATAAATTAAACTTCATTCGTAAACATGATACGCCTAGTTATCTTGTACCAATGCTTTACTTTGATTTCGTGAAAGAGCAAGATCCATCTTTAATGGAAGGTGTTCTAAAGCATCATGAATGGGATCTGTTATCCTTAATTACTCTCTATTGTAAGCTTTCGTTTAAACTTACTGATCATCCTGAAGAGCAGTCTAATGAATCGGAATACTATGAGCTAGGACGTTGGTATGCGTCGATTGGTGAAGCAGAGCATGCGACCAAATTTTTAAAAAGAGGAATAAAGAGTTCGCGTGATGATATTGCGTCTAAGAGTATATATGAGTACGCTGATCTGTTAAAAAAGCAAAAGAACCTTCGTGAGGCCTTTACCTATTATCATAAATCCATTCACTTGAAATACCGAGTCACTGAAGCTGCTCTTGAGTGTGCAAAAATCATGGAGCACTCAGAAAAAGATCTATCAAGCGCCATTGATTTTACTCAAATTGCTATTGATGGATTAATTTCAGTTCCGATTAAGAAAAGAATAAGGCTTCAAACTGACCTGGAAAAGCGAATAGACCGTCTCGAATCTAAGCAAAGAAAATATTGAATCATTTCCTGGGGAAGCGCATAAACACTCATATTTCAGCATCTTTTGTGAGGATTAAATAAGAAATCTGTTTAAAGCTGTAGAATTTTGATTGATTAGGTAGTGGATTAAAGCCTTCTAAAGAGATTCACCTAAAATAGGTCATACAACTAGTACACAAATAGTGACATGAACATAGGTTATTAGTGATTCTAAATATAAAGGAGGCACTAATCCTATGTATGGAAAGAAAAAACACTGTAAACCTTGTCAATCATTTAACCCTTGCCCAACGTTACCTGCTTACACGCAAAAGCCTACAACAACAAAAATGATGCCTGCGGTCATCCATCCTACAAAGCATAGTGTAGTAGAAAAAACATGTGAGTATATTGTTCCTGAGGTTCACCCAACTCACACGGATTACGTAACAAATCATGTGTATAAGCACGTACACAGCTGCCCGCACACAGAAGCTAACCATCAAAATGTTAGCAACCAACAATTCATGGGTAACAACCCTGTAATGGGAGCACAAAGCAACATGCCTGTAATGGGAGCACAAAGCAACATGCCTGTAATGGGAGCGCAAAGCAACATGCCTGTAATGGGAGCACAAAGCAACATGCCTGTAATGGGAGCGCAAAGCAACATGCCTGTAATGGGAGCGCAAAGCAACATGCCTGTAATGGGAGCACAAAGCAACATGCCTGTAATGGGAGCACAGAACAACATGCCTAACTGGCCAGTAATGGGTGCACAATCTGGTAAAAAACGATAAACTAATGAGATAGAGTAAACTGTATCGGGTCCTATTCTGGGCCCGGTCTTTTTTAGGAGGATGCTATGAAAACTTTACTCGTTACTGGATACAAACCTCATGAATTAGGGATTTTTGATCAGAAACACATTGGGATTACATACATAAAAAAAGCATTACAGAAACGATACATCCCATTAATCGAAGAAGGGATTGAATGGATTATTATTAGTGGACAGCCTGGCGTAGAATTATGGGCTGCTGAATGTGCATACGAGTTAAAGGGATTATACCCTGAATTAAAAGTTGCCGTCTTACCACCATTTTTAGAGCAAGAAGGTCAATGGAAGGAAGAGTCCAAGGAAAGATATCGTGATGTGTTAAATCAAGCTGATTTTGTAAAACCTATTACGAATCGCGTATATGACAATCCGTCACAGTTACGGCTGAAAAATGATTTCTTAATTGAAAAATCAGATGCATTACTCCTTCTTTATGACCATGATCAACCAGGAACTCCGAAATTCTATTTGGAACCAGCACTAAAAAAACAAAACAGTGCATCAGACTATCCCATTTTTTATTTAACACCGGAGGATATTGAGGATGCTAGAAGAGAAGAAGAAATGGACTGGTAATTCTGAAACAGAAACAAAATTGACTTTTGACGGGACTTTTGAAAAAATATAAGTGAGATATTACAGTAAAGAAAAAGCAGGGGTGATTTGAATGAGCAATCAAGAGATTAAACATTCAGCAAAAGAAATTTTGAATAAAGACTTTAAAACAAGCATGAGAGGGTACAACCCAGACGAGGTAGACAAATTCTTGGATTCAATTATTCAAGACTATGAGCTCTATGAGAAAAAAGTTGAAGCGCTTGAGCTTGAGCTTCAACAGCTTCGTCAAGAAAATAAGAAGCTACAGGAAAGACCTGTAAGACAAGCATCAAGTCCAGCTCCTTCTTCAAATAATACGAACTACGATATTCTGCAACGTCTTTCAAATTTAGAGAAAAAAGTATTTGGAAGTAAAATGTACGAATAACCGAGGAGGGCTCCATAATGGTAGATGTTTATTTTGATGGAGCTAGCGCTGGTAATCCTGGTTTATCTGGAGCTGGGATTTTTATTAATTTTAAAAATGGAAAAGTTGAAGAGCATGCCATTCCGCTCTTATCTATGTCTAACCACGAAGCGGAATATGAAGCGTTTCTTTTTGCACTGAAACGATGCAGGGAGTTAAATCTATCAAATGTTTCGTTTCGAACAGATTCTCAATTAATTGATGATGCTGTTGAAAGAAAGCATGTAAAAAATGCCCTTTATAAACCTTATCTTGAAGAAGCTCTTGCGTTAATTGACCAATTTGACCTTTTTTATCTAAAATGGGTACCAAGTAAGGCTAATGGAAATGCTGATCGATTAGCCAAGCAAGGGATTGCAATCCAAAAGAAGAAACGATGAAATCAAAACTTGCTTTTCATCTCAAAACAAGCTATATTAGATAAGCGCGTTTGCGTATCAGGTTTAAGTTAAGCATTCAGGTGGCCGCTGTGCAGCAATGCATAGAGGAAAGTCCATGCTCGCACGGGCTGTGATTGCCCGTAGTGTTCGTGCCTAGCCAATTCATAAGCTAGGGTAGTCAGGTAACTGGCTAACGGCAGGAGAATTGCCTAAGTCCTTTTGGATATGGTAAACACTCCTTGAAAGTGCCACAGTGACGGAGTCCATTTGGAAACAAATGGAGTGGAACGAGGTAAACCCCTCGAGCGAGAAACCCAAAAATAGGTAGGGGCATTTTCTGATTTGGAACCAAACAAAATCAGAAGGACAGGAGCAACTCCTGTAGATAGATGGTCACCACCAGCGTACGAGGCTCATCACCGCTTGCAGTACAACGGTACAGAACATGGCTTATCGAGTGCTTAACGATGTTTGACTGATTA comes from the Alkalihalobacillus sp. FSL W8-0930 genome and includes:
- a CDS encoding reverse transcriptase-like protein; translation: MVDVYFDGASAGNPGLSGAGIFINFKNGKVEEHAIPLLSMSNHEAEYEAFLFALKRCRELNLSNVSFRTDSQLIDDAVERKHVKNALYKPYLEEALALIDQFDLFYLKWVPSKANGNADRLAKQGIAIQKKKR
- a CDS encoding spore coat protein: MYGKKKHCKPCQSFNPCPTLPAYTQKPTTTKMMPAVIHPTKHSVVEKTCEYIVPEVHPTHTDYVTNHVYKHVHSCPHTEANHQNVSNQQFMGNNPVMGAQSNMPVMGAQSNMPVMGAQSNMPVMGAQSNMPVMGAQSNMPVMGAQSNMPVMGAQSNMPVMGAQNNMPNWPVMGAQSGKKR
- a CDS encoding phosphate/phosphite/phosphonate ABC transporter substrate-binding protein — encoded protein: MKKHLYGTGLTFTLAAALLAGCGSGDSDNDETTTGGNDEGTEGTEEATGYVPEELRVQFVPSQNADSLEAKAKPLEDLLEAELDIPVSVSVSTDYNTIVEAMASEQVDVGFLPPTAYVLAEERGAAEVILQSQRYGVNDEDGSPTDELVDFYKSQIVVKKDSGIESIEDLKGKKMGYQSVTSSAGYVWPAAVLIDAGLDPLTDVEPVTLKGHDQAIISLLNGDVDAAATFQDARNVVEGDYPTVFEDTEILEFTEPIPNDTIAVLPDMDQEWKDKIQQAFIAIGKDEEGREIIKDVYTHEGYVESDDSNFETVREYNEKVKTE
- the phnC gene encoding phosphonate ABC transporter ATP-binding protein, yielding MIEFKNVSKVYPNGTKGLNNMNVTIEKGEFVVIVGLSGAGKSTMLRSINRLHEISEGEILIDGESITKAKGKGLYRIRRDIGMIFQNFNLVRRSSVFRNVLSGRVGYHSTLKMIFGLFPKEDKDLAMKALERVNIPDKAFSRADELSGGQQQRVSIARALAQEAKIILADEPVASLDPLTTKQVMDDLKRINEDLGITTIVNLHFIDLARAYATRIIGLRAGEIVFDGPVEEATDEAFAEIYGRPIDDKEMLGVNA
- the gpsB gene encoding cell division regulator GpsB — translated: MSNQEIKHSAKEILNKDFKTSMRGYNPDEVDKFLDSIIQDYELYEKKVEALELELQQLRQENKKLQERPVRQASSPAPSSNNTNYDILQRLSNLEKKVFGSKMYE
- a CDS encoding ribonuclease H-like domain-containing protein, with the translated sequence MNIRSKLSRLKVHTGIEEKSNPSQKEKSRGDSTPLTEVEQQWQTFGAMIKKLDEQYVIAREVVYPLSQQHGEYTFQQLFEACSRWSQGNSNHPLSARHVEPDKLIFFDTETTGLYTGAGHHIFLLGYAQVKSDGVHIKQYLLPGPESEAAMYYYFLTEVDNLSHLVTYNGKAFDWPQVKTRHTFVRDQVPKLPAFGHFDLLHAARRLWSNELPSCKLPIVEEHKLNFIRKHDTPSYLVPMLYFDFVKEQDPSLMEGVLKHHEWDLLSLITLYCKLSFKLTDHPEEQSNESEYYELGRWYASIGEAEHATKFLKRGIKSSRDDIASKSIYEYADLLKKQKNLREAFTYYHKSIHLKYRVTEAALECAKIMEHSEKDLSSAIDFTQIAIDGLISVPIKKRIRLQTDLEKRIDRLESKQRKY
- a CDS encoding SLOG family protein, with translation MKTLLVTGYKPHELGIFDQKHIGITYIKKALQKRYIPLIEEGIEWIIISGQPGVELWAAECAYELKGLYPELKVAVLPPFLEQEGQWKEESKERYRDVLNQADFVKPITNRVYDNPSQLRLKNDFLIEKSDALLLLYDHDQPGTPKFYLEPALKKQNSASDYPIFYLTPEDIEDARREEEMDW